A window of the Bufo gargarizans isolate SCDJY-AF-19 chromosome 1, ASM1485885v1, whole genome shotgun sequence genome harbors these coding sequences:
- the LOC122921408 gene encoding thioredoxin-like: MPLLHIQDQDELEKVLKQSGRKLVVVCFSSDHCGPCKTTTPRIELMSQQMPDVVFVFVNVNKADEFVERYEIVGVPTFCFFRNMCQLYRFQGGNADFLCSKVEELRFQI, from the exons GATGAactagaaaaagtattgaagcaAAGTGGAAGGAAGcttgttgttgtttgtttttcCTCTGATCACTGTGGACCATGCAAAACAACAACTCCCCGCATTGAG TTGATGAGCCAACAGATGCCTGATGTTGTGTTTGTTTTCGTTAATGTTAACAAAGCAGAC GAATTCGTAGAGAGATATGAGATCGTTGGAGTACCAACATTTTGTTTCTTCAGAAATATGTGTCAG CTGTACAGATTCCAAGGTGGAAATGCTGACTTCCTATGCAGCAAAGTTGAAGAGCTAAGGTTCCAGATATAA